From one Lolium rigidum isolate FL_2022 chromosome 4, APGP_CSIRO_Lrig_0.1, whole genome shotgun sequence genomic stretch:
- the LOC124707079 gene encoding 50S ribosomal protein L12, chloroplastic-like — translation MASTALSSAFSLLHTKPATSSLPRSHPFVHMSHGRRPSVAVACTTTTASPKVLELGDAIAGLTLEEARLLVDHLQERLGVSAASFAPAAAVAAAPAAAEAEAPAEKTEFDVVIDEVPSSARIATIKVVRALTSLALKEAKDLIEGLPKKLKEAVGKDEAEDAKKQLEAVGAKVTIA, via the coding sequence atggcttccaccgcactctCCTCGGCCTTCTCCCTCCTGCACACCAAACCAGCCACCTCCTCCCTCCCCCGGTCACACCCTTTCGTCCACATGAGCCACGGCCGGCGCCCCTCCGTCGCCGTTGCGTGCACCACCACTACCGCCTCCCCGAAGGTGCTCGAGCTGGGGGACGCCATCGCGGGGCTCACCCTAGAGGAGGCCCGCTTGCTGGTGGACCACCTGCAGGAGCGTCTCGGCGTGTCGGCGGCGTCGTTCGCCCCGGCCGCAGCCGTGGCCGCCGCGCCTGccgccgcggaggcggaggcgccggCGGAGAAGACGGAGTTCGACGTGGTGATCGACGAGGTGCCCAGCAGCGCCCGCATCGCGACCATCAAGGTGGTGCGCGCGCTCACCAGCCTGGCGCTCAAGGAGGCCAAGGACCTCATCGAGGGCCTCCCCAAGAAGCTCAAGGAGGCCGTCGGCAAGGACGAGGCCGAGGACGCCAAGAAGCAGCTCGAGGCCGTCGGCGCCAAGGTCACCATCGCCTGA